Proteins encoded together in one Hymenobacter monticola window:
- a CDS encoding tetratricopeptide repeat protein produces MSFKPWKQPLLAALFVAAGTTAATAQDVQKAQRAIELGRYNEARAMLRPGSSPETAFELGRLYQMRDMPDSAAYYFNKAAGSTPFGQVAAGRALLAKGQLGPAEAQFDAAAKATKNKDTKVLTMIAQAYGEADIKEAGKSQTYLTAAQTAFKKDDPALMVARGDIYLHSETGGGEAMTSFDRAIAANPSYAQAYYKKGVLDVRARNYNAAREALNKAVELDPSYAPAYRELADMYYYAGQYDLALQNIKKYTDLAERSPATDAQYASFLYLSKKYPEALTEVNKVLAADPNNLTMNRLKAYSLYETGDFTGALAAMDNYMKIAPAEKIIPEDYSYLGRIQARAGKPAEGIATINKAIASTTDPAKKADLQNDLATAYMTNKDYAKAIGVYRQKLANGGDLTDQFRLAVAYGNNKQYAQADSVYGIINVAKPTYAPAVLARAKVNAVRDADGKQGLAKPHYEKYIELSKAEGADQSKFKEGLVAAYGYLGVYNYQKGDKATAQSNFEQVLALDPTNEGAKNNIDVLKAKPKAPAKTTTVKKTTTTTKKK; encoded by the coding sequence ATGAGTTTCAAGCCCTGGAAACAGCCGCTGCTCGCCGCCCTCTTTGTGGCAGCAGGCACTACGGCGGCCACCGCCCAAGACGTACAAAAAGCCCAGCGCGCCATTGAGCTAGGCCGCTACAATGAGGCCCGCGCTATGCTGCGCCCCGGCTCTTCGCCCGAAACGGCTTTTGAGTTGGGCCGTTTGTACCAGATGCGCGACATGCCGGACTCGGCCGCTTATTATTTCAACAAGGCCGCCGGCTCGACGCCGTTTGGCCAGGTAGCTGCTGGCCGTGCTCTGCTCGCCAAAGGCCAGCTGGGTCCGGCCGAAGCACAGTTTGACGCCGCCGCCAAAGCCACTAAGAACAAAGACACCAAGGTCCTGACCATGATTGCGCAGGCCTACGGTGAAGCGGATATCAAGGAAGCCGGCAAGTCGCAGACCTATCTGACGGCTGCCCAAACGGCTTTCAAGAAAGACGACCCGGCCCTGATGGTGGCTCGTGGTGACATCTATCTGCACTCGGAAACCGGAGGAGGCGAAGCTATGACCAGCTTTGACCGCGCCATTGCCGCCAACCCGAGCTACGCCCAGGCTTATTACAAGAAAGGCGTGCTCGACGTGCGGGCCCGTAACTACAATGCGGCCCGCGAAGCCTTGAACAAGGCCGTAGAACTGGACCCCAGCTACGCGCCGGCTTACCGGGAGCTAGCCGACATGTACTACTATGCCGGTCAGTACGACCTGGCGCTGCAGAACATCAAGAAGTACACAGACCTGGCTGAGCGCTCGCCTGCTACGGATGCCCAATACGCCTCGTTCCTGTATCTGAGCAAGAAGTACCCGGAGGCTCTGACGGAGGTAAACAAGGTGTTGGCTGCTGACCCCAACAACCTCACCATGAATCGCCTGAAGGCTTACTCGCTGTACGAAACCGGCGACTTTACGGGCGCGCTAGCGGCGATGGACAATTACATGAAAATAGCTCCTGCTGAGAAAATCATCCCAGAGGACTACTCGTACTTGGGCCGCATCCAGGCTCGCGCAGGCAAGCCGGCCGAAGGCATCGCGACCATCAACAAGGCCATTGCCAGCACGACTGACCCCGCTAAAAAAGCTGACCTCCAGAACGACCTGGCAACAGCTTACATGACCAACAAGGACTACGCCAAGGCAATTGGCGTGTACCGGCAAAAGCTGGCCAATGGCGGCGACCTGACCGACCAGTTCCGCTTGGCCGTGGCGTATGGCAACAACAAGCAGTACGCCCAGGCCGATAGCGTGTATGGCATCATCAACGTAGCAAAGCCCACTTACGCACCGGCCGTGCTGGCCCGCGCCAAGGTGAATGCCGTACGTGATGCCGATGGCAAGCAAGGCCTGGCGAAGCCTCACTACGAGAAATACATTGAACTCTCGAAGGCCGAAGGTGCTGACCAGTCCAAGTTCAAAGAAGGCCTTGTGGCTGCTTATGGTTACCTGGGTGTTTACAACTACCAGAAAGGCGACAAGGCAACTGCACAGTCTAATTTCGAGCAAGTACTCGCTTTGGACCCCACCAACGAAGGTGCCAAAAACAACATTGATGTGTTGAAAGCCAAGCCCAAAGCTCCGGCCAAAACCACCACCGTGAAGAAGACCACCACGACTACCAAGAAAAAGTAG
- a CDS encoding PstS family phosphate ABC transporter substrate-binding protein: MTKRTQFLTTSAAAVLATAMAVASCNGPGTPGAQDTPTSGTVAVGVDETFAPILQAEIDTFGKLYPNAHLKTSFQPEEKVMVDLVNDKIKLAVVSRELNAEEKADFEKQKITTRTTHIGIDGLAIVLNRANPDSLLTVAQLADIFTGKTANWSQISGKKGLAAINVVFDANRSSTARFVRDSVTRGAALTPRVFAATSNPTLLDYVATHPNAIGVVGVNWISDRDDPAAMKFANKVRVASITARPNPTPNDYIQPYQVYLAEKTPQQLAEHRELQNYPLRRNLYIISREARAGLGTGFASFVAGKSGQLIFQKSGLLPAQMQARIVTTPKL, translated from the coding sequence ATGACTAAGCGCACGCAATTTTTGACGACCAGCGCGGCGGCTGTGCTGGCCACCGCCATGGCAGTGGCCTCCTGCAACGGCCCGGGCACGCCCGGCGCGCAGGATACGCCCACCAGCGGCACCGTAGCCGTGGGCGTTGACGAAACCTTTGCCCCTATTCTGCAGGCGGAGATTGATACGTTTGGAAAGCTCTACCCCAACGCCCATTTGAAGACGTCTTTTCAGCCGGAGGAGAAGGTGATGGTGGATTTGGTGAACGACAAGATTAAGCTGGCGGTGGTGTCGCGGGAGTTGAACGCCGAGGAGAAGGCGGACTTTGAGAAGCAGAAAATCACCACGCGCACCACCCACATTGGCATTGATGGCTTGGCCATTGTCCTGAACCGCGCCAACCCCGATTCGCTGCTCACAGTAGCGCAGCTGGCCGACATTTTCACCGGCAAAACCGCTAACTGGAGTCAAATTAGTGGGAAGAAGGGCTTGGCGGCCATCAATGTGGTGTTTGATGCCAACCGCAGCAGCACGGCACGTTTCGTGCGCGACTCCGTGACGCGCGGTGCCGCGCTGACACCCCGCGTATTTGCCGCAACATCGAACCCCACATTACTGGATTATGTTGCGACGCACCCGAACGCCATTGGCGTGGTGGGCGTGAACTGGATTTCGGACCGCGACGACCCAGCCGCCATGAAATTTGCCAACAAAGTGCGCGTCGCCAGCATCACTGCCCGGCCCAACCCCACACCCAACGACTACATCCAACCCTACCAGGTATACCTGGCTGAAAAAACCCCGCAACAGCTCGCTGAGCACCGCGAGTTGCAGAATTACCCGCTCCGGCGCAACCTTTACATCATCAGTCGGGAGGCGCGGGCCGGATTAGGCACAGGGTTTGCATCCTTTGTAGCAGGCAAGAGTGGCCAGCTGATTTTTCAGAAGTCGGGCTTGCTGCCGGCCCAGATGCAGGCCCGCATCGTGACCACGCCTAAACTGTAA
- a CDS encoding energy transducer TonB produces MSTSIMLTGSLDDIVFDGRNQAYGAYQLRRSYQRHLGSALVISLTACSLLFLAVMTAKKLFADKTISDPMLPHVTESRPQIYELPKIKPTPPPAAVHPAVTVVPHAAIKTQVAPDKEVKPEADSKLLPDVGPTGPAKTGVADADGATGSTGLSTGPRSDSARPAAVPAPAPVLYAEVMPDFVGGRAALQRYLQKHLRFPAAALAAQVSGKVFVSFVVQTDGSIGEVTVLKGLGYGTEEAAAHVVREMPAWTPGLQNRRAVPVRFTLPITFQFE; encoded by the coding sequence ATGTCCACGTCCATCATGCTTACTGGCTCGCTCGATGACATCGTTTTCGACGGCCGCAACCAGGCTTACGGCGCTTATCAACTGCGCCGGTCCTACCAGCGCCACTTGGGGTCGGCACTGGTCATTTCGCTCACCGCCTGCTCGCTCCTTTTTCTAGCTGTGATGACAGCTAAAAAGCTGTTCGCTGATAAAACGATATCAGACCCCATGCTGCCTCATGTGACGGAGTCGCGTCCACAGATTTACGAACTCCCCAAAATTAAGCCCACTCCCCCACCCGCCGCCGTGCACCCGGCCGTGACCGTGGTTCCACATGCAGCCATTAAGACGCAGGTAGCCCCCGATAAGGAAGTGAAGCCGGAGGCCGACTCGAAGCTTCTCCCCGATGTGGGCCCAACCGGCCCGGCTAAAACCGGCGTGGCGGATGCCGATGGCGCCACGGGCAGTACTGGCCTGAGCACGGGCCCACGCTCTGACTCGGCCCGGCCGGCCGCGGTGCCCGCCCCCGCCCCGGTGCTGTATGCCGAAGTGATGCCCGATTTTGTGGGTGGACGCGCGGCTTTACAACGCTATCTGCAAAAGCACTTGCGGTTTCCGGCCGCAGCGCTGGCCGCTCAGGTATCGGGCAAGGTGTTTGTATCGTTTGTGGTGCAAACGGACGGTAGCATCGGCGAGGTGACGGTGCTTAAAGGCTTGGGCTACGGCACTGAAGAAGCGGCAGCACACGTGGTTCGTGAGATGCCGGCCTGGACGCCGGGCCTGCAAAACCGCCGTGCCGTGCCGGTACGCTTCACGTTGCCTATCACGTTTCAGTTTGAATAG
- a CDS encoding energy transducer TonB, whose product MMDNAQIAKASLNDIVFEGRNKAYGAYVLRRLYQRHVTRALIIATAFFLLLIAFPLISQYLKDKMPKEPKKNLQENVLMDAPPLDETKPPPPPPPPEAPPPPPPKLTTIKFTPPVVKKDEEVKKEEVPDQEELKDKAVSTVTVKGNTDAAPPDLTELSGEGDKVVEEVVENKVYTYVEQMPQLPGGGGNGAIVAAIQKATKYPPLALRNQVEGRIFVSFTVNAQGDVSDVKVVKGLGSGLDEETIRAVKTLPKFIPGKQNGRAVSVSFTVPITFKIQ is encoded by the coding sequence ATGATGGACAATGCGCAAATCGCCAAGGCCAGCTTAAACGATATCGTTTTTGAGGGCCGCAATAAGGCGTACGGAGCCTACGTGCTTCGTCGGTTGTACCAGCGCCACGTAACCCGGGCGTTGATTATTGCCACGGCTTTTTTCCTGCTGCTGATTGCCTTCCCGCTCATTTCGCAGTATCTGAAAGATAAGATGCCGAAAGAGCCGAAGAAAAACCTGCAGGAGAACGTGCTGATGGACGCTCCTCCGCTGGACGAAACCAAGCCCCCACCCCCGCCGCCTCCCCCCGAGGCACCGCCACCCCCGCCCCCCAAACTCACCACCATCAAATTCACCCCGCCGGTGGTGAAGAAGGATGAGGAAGTGAAAAAGGAAGAGGTGCCGGACCAGGAAGAACTGAAGGACAAAGCTGTGTCGACGGTGACCGTGAAAGGCAACACCGATGCCGCTCCTCCAGACCTTACGGAACTTTCGGGCGAAGGCGACAAAGTGGTGGAAGAGGTAGTAGAAAACAAAGTCTACACCTACGTGGAGCAGATGCCCCAGCTGCCCGGCGGCGGCGGCAACGGTGCCATCGTAGCAGCCATCCAGAAAGCCACTAAGTATCCGCCCCTGGCACTCCGCAACCAAGTCGAAGGCCGCATTTTCGTGAGCTTCACGGTGAATGCCCAAGGCGACGTTTCGGATGTGAAGGTGGTGAAAGGCCTGGGTTCGGGCTTGGACGAGGAAACGATTCGGGCGGTGAAAACCCTGCCCAAGTTCATCCCCGGCAAGCAGAACGGCCGCGCAGTAAGCGTATCGTTTACGGTGCCGATTACCTTCAAAATCCAGTAA
- a CDS encoding ExbD/TolR family protein: MAEIQGKADSGGKGGKKRAKKMSTKIDMTPMVDLAFLLLTFFMLTTTFAKPNVMQLTMPVKKTDDVEDTKIKASQAMTILLGKDNKAYYYFGLNTPNDKTVPKPELKVTNYSADGIRKVLLDRQRQSPEPIILIKPTEDAKYKNMVDILDEMNITNQKKYALVKVFKDDLDLIKESGL; encoded by the coding sequence ATGGCAGAAATTCAAGGAAAAGCCGATTCCGGTGGGAAAGGTGGGAAAAAGCGGGCCAAGAAAATGTCGACCAAAATCGACATGACCCCGATGGTTGACTTGGCCTTCCTCCTGCTCACCTTCTTCATGCTGACGACTACCTTCGCCAAGCCCAACGTGATGCAGCTCACGATGCCGGTGAAGAAAACCGACGACGTGGAGGACACCAAAATCAAGGCCTCGCAGGCCATGACCATCCTGCTCGGCAAGGATAACAAAGCGTATTACTACTTCGGCCTGAACACGCCCAACGACAAAACCGTACCGAAGCCCGAGCTGAAAGTGACCAATTATTCGGCCGATGGCATCCGCAAAGTTCTGTTGGACCGCCAGCGCCAGAGCCCCGAGCCCATCATCCTCATCAAGCCGACGGAGGACGCCAAGTACAAGAACATGGTGGACATTCTGGATGAGATGAATATCACGAACCAGAAGAAATACGCGCTGGTGAAGGTGTTCAAAGACGACTTAGACCTTATTAAAGAATCTGGCTTATGA
- a CDS encoding ExbD/TolR family protein, with protein sequence MPKVKPHRTSPSLDMTPMVDLAFLLVTFFMLTTKFAPEETVVVDTPSSISEIKLPESNVITLTIDNKKRVFFGVDDAKTKTQILQKVAAKYGVNFTAAQAKEFSNLPNFGLPINQLGSYLNVEKEERKSLNSQQPGIPIDSLNNQLIDWVMEARRANLALFKKQTFIAIKGDGNADVPTVQQVIKLLQERDINRFNLITDLENAPVAAK encoded by the coding sequence ATGCCTAAAGTAAAACCGCACCGTACCTCGCCGTCGCTCGACATGACGCCGATGGTGGACCTGGCCTTCTTGCTGGTGACGTTCTTCATGCTCACCACCAAGTTCGCCCCTGAAGAGACGGTGGTAGTGGACACGCCATCTTCCATCTCGGAGATTAAGCTCCCCGAGAGCAACGTGATTACGCTGACCATCGACAACAAGAAGCGCGTGTTTTTTGGGGTTGATGACGCAAAAACCAAAACGCAGATTCTGCAAAAGGTTGCTGCCAAGTACGGCGTCAACTTTACGGCGGCTCAAGCCAAGGAATTCAGCAATCTGCCCAACTTCGGCCTTCCCATCAACCAGTTGGGTTCCTATCTCAATGTAGAGAAGGAAGAACGCAAGTCGCTTAACTCGCAACAGCCGGGTATTCCGATTGACTCGCTCAATAATCAGCTTATTGATTGGGTAATGGAAGCCCGCCGGGCCAACCTGGCGCTTTTCAAAAAGCAAACGTTTATCGCCATCAAAGGCGACGGCAACGCCGACGTGCCCACGGTGCAGCAGGTGATTAAGCTGTTGCAGGAACGCGACATCAACCGCTTCAACCTCATTACCGACCTGGAAAACGCGCCCGTTGCTGCTAAGTAA
- a CDS encoding MotA/TolQ/ExbB proton channel family protein, protein MEQKNAMNTSPRPAATAAKAEAQSSGGASLFSVLVIILAFIVSVVVYKFVLGDGSHFQGGDNKNNPMAGDYLGIVYKGGVIVPILMTMLLCVITFSIERALTISKAKGSKSIESFVRSVRQKLNANDINGALAVCDQQKGSVANVVKAGLLKYNEMSRETSMGTDQRVLAIQKEIEESTALELPMLEKNLVIISTLASIATLTGLLGTVFGMINAFAALAQAGSPDAVALANGISEALINTALGIGTSALAIVAYNYFTSKIDELTYSIDEAGFSIIQTFAGQHGNNAGQPVRTV, encoded by the coding sequence ATGGAACAGAAAAATGCCATGAATACGAGCCCCCGGCCCGCCGCTACGGCCGCTAAAGCCGAAGCCCAAAGCAGCGGTGGAGCCTCGCTGTTCTCCGTCCTGGTTATCATCCTTGCCTTTATCGTCAGCGTTGTAGTCTATAAGTTCGTGCTCGGCGACGGCAGCCACTTCCAAGGCGGCGACAACAAAAACAACCCCATGGCTGGCGACTACCTGGGTATAGTTTACAAGGGTGGTGTTATCGTACCCATCCTGATGACCATGCTGCTCTGCGTTATCACCTTCTCCATTGAGCGGGCCCTCACCATCAGCAAAGCCAAAGGCAGCAAGAGCATCGAGTCCTTCGTGCGCAGCGTACGTCAGAAGCTGAACGCCAACGACATCAACGGCGCTCTCGCCGTGTGCGACCAGCAGAAAGGCTCGGTAGCCAACGTGGTGAAAGCCGGCCTGTTGAAGTACAACGAAATGTCGCGTGAAACCTCGATGGGCACCGACCAGCGCGTACTGGCTATCCAGAAAGAAATCGAGGAAAGCACTGCTCTGGAGCTGCCGATGCTCGAAAAGAACCTGGTTATCATCTCGACGCTGGCTTCTATCGCCACCCTGACCGGTCTGCTCGGTACGGTATTCGGCATGATTAACGCCTTCGCCGCTCTGGCCCAAGCCGGTAGCCCCGACGCCGTAGCTCTGGCAAACGGTATCTCGGAAGCTCTTATCAACACGGCTCTCGGTATCGGTACATCGGCTCTTGCCATCGTAGCCTACAACTACTTCACCAGCAAAATTGACGAGCTGACCTACAGCATCGACGAAGCCGGTTTCAGCATTATCCAAACGTTTGCCGGCCAGCACGGCAACAACGCGGGCCAGCCGGTTCGGACGGTTTAA
- the mazG gene encoding nucleoside triphosphate pyrophosphohydrolase, whose product MENSSPDPTALLTSARRPAQLEAFGRLLDVLDRLRTECPWDKKQTLQSLRHLTIEETYEISDAILRDDLPDLKKELGDVMLHLIFYARIAAEQGAFDIADVLNAQCEKLISRHPHIYSDVQADDEDAVKRNWEQLKLKEKGNKGVLSGVPTSLPALVKAMRIQEKARGAGFDWEEPTQVWQKVQEELREFGQEYGHGQADQMNAERAADEFGDLLFSLVNFARFAGINPEEALERTNRKFISRFQYLESAASASGQQLADLTLAQMDVYWEQAKQHLAQPKGSN is encoded by the coding sequence ATGGAAAATTCCTCCCCCGACCCTACCGCCCTGCTTACCAGCGCCCGGCGCCCGGCCCAGCTCGAAGCCTTTGGACGCCTGCTCGACGTGCTTGACCGCCTGCGCACTGAGTGCCCCTGGGACAAAAAGCAAACCCTGCAAAGCCTGCGCCACCTCACCATTGAGGAAACCTACGAAATCAGCGACGCCATTCTGCGCGACGACCTGCCCGACCTTAAAAAGGAACTGGGCGACGTCATGCTGCACCTGATTTTCTACGCCCGCATTGCCGCCGAGCAAGGCGCTTTCGACATCGCCGACGTGCTCAACGCCCAGTGCGAAAAGCTCATTTCGCGCCACCCGCACATCTACAGCGACGTGCAGGCCGACGACGAAGACGCCGTGAAGCGCAACTGGGAGCAGCTCAAACTGAAGGAAAAAGGCAATAAGGGCGTGCTGAGCGGCGTGCCCACCTCCCTTCCGGCCCTGGTGAAGGCCATGCGCATCCAGGAAAAAGCCCGCGGCGCCGGCTTCGATTGGGAAGAGCCCACGCAGGTGTGGCAGAAAGTGCAAGAAGAATTGCGCGAGTTTGGCCAGGAATACGGCCACGGCCAAGCAGACCAAATGAACGCTGAGCGCGCTGCCGACGAGTTCGGCGACCTGCTATTTTCCCTGGTGAACTTTGCGCGCTTTGCCGGCATCAACCCCGAAGAAGCATTGGAGCGCACCAACCGCAAGTTTATCAGCCGCTTTCAGTACCTGGAAAGCGCTGCTTCGGCCAGCGGCCAGCAGCTAGCCGACCTCACGCTGGCCCAGATGGATGTGTATTGGGAGCAGGCCAAACAGCACCTTGCCCAACCCAAGGGCTCGAATTAG
- the glmM gene encoding phosphoglucosamine mutase, which produces MTLIKSISGIRGTIGGPVGQGLTPLDVVKYAAAYGSWVKTQATASKLIVIGRDARLSGDMVSRLVAATLQGLGLDVCDLGLSTTPTVEMAVPAKNAAGGIILTASHNPKQWNALKLLNAKGEFISDTEGQQVLASAESEDFDFAPVTKLGEYTTDDNFLTTHIEAILALPLVDVEAIRARNFRVVVDAVNSSGGFAVPQLLEALGVTTIEKLHCEPTGDFAHNPEPLPEHLRDIAKVLERGGFDLGIVVDPDVDRLALVSENGEMFGEEYTLVAVAEYVLKALGGGNTVSNLSSTRALRDVTEKAGGSYAAAAVGEVNVVTKMKETNAVIGGEGNGGIIYPELHYGRDALVGIALFLTHLAKSGLTVSRLRNSYPSYFISKNKIELTPEIDTDNVLVQMQKRYAKQPVNTIDGVKIEFDKEWVHLRKSNTEPIIRIYAESDSNSTADYLAQKIIGDIKEIIAVKA; this is translated from the coding sequence GTGACTCTTATTAAATCAATCTCCGGCATTCGCGGCACCATCGGCGGGCCGGTTGGGCAGGGCCTGACGCCCCTCGACGTCGTGAAATATGCCGCTGCTTACGGCTCGTGGGTGAAAACCCAGGCCACGGCCAGCAAGCTCATCGTGATTGGGCGCGACGCCCGCCTCTCGGGCGACATGGTGAGCCGGCTGGTGGCCGCCACGCTGCAAGGCCTCGGCCTCGACGTGTGCGACCTGGGCCTGAGCACCACGCCCACCGTGGAAATGGCCGTACCCGCCAAAAACGCGGCCGGTGGCATCATTCTCACCGCCTCGCACAACCCCAAGCAGTGGAACGCGCTGAAGCTGCTCAACGCCAAGGGCGAATTCATTTCCGACACCGAAGGGCAGCAGGTGCTGGCTTCGGCCGAAAGCGAGGACTTTGATTTCGCACCGGTGACCAAACTGGGCGAATACACCACGGACGATAATTTCCTGACCACGCACATAGAAGCCATCCTGGCGCTGCCGCTGGTGGACGTGGAGGCCATTCGGGCCCGCAACTTCCGGGTAGTGGTAGATGCCGTGAACTCCTCGGGCGGCTTTGCGGTGCCGCAACTGCTGGAGGCATTGGGCGTAACGACCATCGAAAAGCTGCACTGCGAGCCCACCGGCGACTTTGCCCACAACCCCGAGCCGCTGCCCGAGCACCTGCGCGACATTGCCAAAGTGCTGGAGCGCGGCGGCTTCGACCTCGGCATTGTGGTGGACCCCGACGTGGACCGCTTGGCCCTGGTGAGCGAAAATGGCGAGATGTTCGGCGAGGAGTACACGCTGGTGGCCGTGGCCGAATACGTGCTGAAGGCCCTGGGCGGCGGCAACACCGTGAGCAACCTGAGCAGCACCCGCGCCCTGCGCGACGTGACGGAGAAGGCTGGGGGCAGCTACGCCGCTGCCGCCGTGGGCGAAGTGAACGTGGTGACCAAAATGAAGGAAACCAACGCCGTGATTGGCGGCGAAGGCAACGGCGGCATCATCTACCCGGAACTGCACTACGGCCGCGACGCCTTGGTGGGCATCGCGCTGTTCCTGACGCACCTGGCCAAGTCGGGCCTCACGGTGAGCCGGCTGCGCAACTCGTACCCGAGCTACTTCATCTCGAAAAACAAGATTGAGCTGACGCCGGAAATCGACACCGACAACGTGCTGGTGCAGATGCAGAAGCGCTACGCCAAGCAGCCGGTGAACACCATCGACGGCGTGAAGATTGAGTTCGACAAGGAATGGGTGCACCTGCGCAAGTCCAACACCGAGCCCATCATCCGCATCTACGCTGAGTCCGATTCCAATTCGACGGCCGACTATCTGGCCCAGAAAATCATCGGCGACATCAAGGAAATCATTGCCGTGAAGGCATAG
- a CDS encoding cysteine desulfurase family protein: MALTTSTAPAYAYFDNAATTPLDPEVLDAMLPFMQLHYGNPSSLHGPGRQVRSAIENARKTVAHLLNAAPAEIIFTSGGTEADNYAAFGSVRTLGLKHAITSKLEHHAVLHPLQALAKTGELELHYVKHDAQGKLDLGHLEEMLAAQSRTFVSLMHANNEIGNLNDIEAIGEICARYDAVFHTDTVQTMGHYRHDVQQLKNHFLVGSAHKFHGPKGVGFIYTRSGLQVSPLIHGGSQERNVRSGTENVYGIVGLAKALEVAVRDLAAHQAHVQGLKTRFVEKLRAEIDDVQFNGLSEYADRSLYTVLSVSLPASAISEMLLFNLDISKVAASGGSACTSGAQAGSHVLEALGCDPERATVRFSMSKMNTAAEVDYAVAALAKLYRPVAV; the protein is encoded by the coding sequence ATGGCCCTCACCACCTCCACCGCTCCCGCCTACGCCTACTTCGATAACGCCGCCACCACGCCCCTCGACCCGGAAGTGCTGGACGCCATGCTGCCGTTTATGCAGCTCCACTACGGCAACCCCAGCAGCCTGCACGGCCCCGGCCGGCAGGTGCGCTCCGCCATCGAAAACGCCCGCAAGACGGTGGCCCACCTGCTGAATGCGGCCCCGGCCGAAATCATTTTCACCAGCGGCGGCACCGAGGCCGACAACTACGCTGCCTTCGGTAGTGTGCGCACGCTCGGCCTGAAGCACGCCATCACCTCCAAGCTAGAGCACCACGCGGTACTTCACCCCCTGCAGGCGTTGGCCAAAACGGGCGAGTTGGAATTGCACTACGTGAAGCACGACGCGCAGGGCAAGCTGGATTTGGGGCATTTGGAAGAAATGCTGGCCGCGCAGTCGCGCACTTTCGTGAGCTTGATGCACGCCAACAACGAGATTGGTAACCTCAATGACATTGAGGCCATTGGCGAAATCTGTGCTCGCTACGATGCCGTGTTCCATACGGATACCGTGCAGACCATGGGCCACTACCGCCACGACGTGCAGCAGCTGAAAAATCACTTTCTGGTGGGTTCGGCCCACAAGTTCCACGGGCCGAAGGGGGTAGGCTTTATCTACACCCGTAGCGGGCTGCAGGTGAGCCCGCTCATCCACGGCGGCTCGCAGGAGCGCAATGTGCGCTCGGGCACGGAGAATGTGTACGGCATTGTGGGCCTGGCCAAGGCTCTGGAAGTTGCGGTGCGCGACCTGGCTGCCCACCAGGCCCACGTGCAGGGGCTCAAAACCCGCTTCGTGGAAAAGCTGCGGGCCGAAATTGACGACGTGCAGTTCAACGGCCTCTCCGAGTATGCCGACCGCAGCCTCTACACGGTGCTGAGCGTGAGCTTACCGGCCTCGGCCATCAGCGAGATGCTGCTTTTCAACCTCGACATCAGCAAAGTGGCCGCGTCGGGCGGCTCGGCCTGTACCAGCGGGGCGCAGGCCGGCTCGCACGTGCTCGAAGCCCTGGGCTGTGACCCTGAGCGCGCCACGGTGCGCTTTTCGATGAGCAAGATGAACACCGCCGCCGAGGTGGATTACGCTGTGGCGGCGCTGGCCAAGCTCTATCGGCCAGTAGCCGTCTAG